In Suricata suricatta isolate VVHF042 chromosome 14, meerkat_22Aug2017_6uvM2_HiC, whole genome shotgun sequence, one DNA window encodes the following:
- the ULK1 gene encoding serine/threonine-protein kinase ULK1 isoform X3, with amino-acid sequence MEPGRGGLEAVGKFEFSRKDLIGHGAFAVVFKGRHREKHDLEVAVKCINKKNLAKSQTLLGKEIKILKELKHENIVALYDFQEMANSVYLVMEYCNGGDLADYLHTMRTLSEDTIRLFLQQIAGAMRLLHSKGIIHRDLKPQNILLSNPGGRRANPNNIRVKIADFGFARYLQSNMMAATLCGSPMYMAPEVIMSQHYDGKADLWSIGTIVYQCLTGKAPFQASSPQDLRLFYERNKTLVPTIPRETSAPLRRLLLALLQRNHKDRMDFDEFFHHPFLDASATVKKSPPVPVPSYPSSGSGSSSSSSSTSHLASPPALGPGLSGLPSDPQSLGDMQQQLQKTLTSPADAAGFLHGSRGSGGSSKDSSCDTDDFVMVPAQFPGDLVAEPAGAKPPPDSLMCSGSSLVASAGPESRGRTPSPSPPCSSSPSPSGRAGPFSSRCGVSVPIPVPTQVHNYQRIEQNLQSPTQYQTARSSAIRRSGSTSPLGFARASPSPPSHAEHGAALARKLSLGGGRPYTPSPQGSSVPEHSPHSAGLGCRLHSAPNLSDLHVVRPKLPKPPTDPLGAAFGHPQSSPPQSSRVLQSCRPLRGSPKLPDFLQRNPLPPILGSPTKAVPAFDFPKTPSSQNLLTLLARQGVVMTPPRNRTLPDLSEAGPFQGQQLSPGLRPTEDTKSPFGRSLSTGRLTDLLLKAAFGTQAPDLGSTDSLQEKPMEIAPSAGLGGTLHPGARPGGASSPSPVVFTVGSPPSGTTPPQGPRARMFSVGSSGSVGSAGSSSARHLAPGACGEAAPEVPAPGHCRSFADPVTANLEGAVTFEAPDLPEETLMEQEHTEILHGLRFTLIFVQHVLEIAALRGSTGEATGGPDLQLQESVVADQISLLSREWSFAEQLVLYLKVAELLSSGLQTAIDQIRAGKLCLSSTVKQVVRKLNELYKASVVSCQGLSLRLQRFFLDKQRLLDRIQSVTAEKLIFSHAVQTVQSAALDEMFHRREDCVQRYHKALLLMEGLQHLLTDRADVENVAKCKLCIERRLSALLSGICA; translated from the exons GAAATGGCCAATTCCGTTTATCTGGTCATGGAG TACTGTAACGGCGGTGACCTGGCTGACTACCTGCACA CCATGCGGACGCTGAGCGAGGACACCATCCGGCTCTTCCTGCAGCAGATCGCGGGCGCCATGCGCTTGCTGCACAGCAAGGGCATCATCCACCGCGACCTGAAGCCCCAGAACATCCTGCTGTCCAACCCCGGCGGGCGCCGCGCCAACCCCAACAACATCCGCGTCAAGATCG CCGACTTCGGATTCGCTCGGTACCTGCAGAGCAACATGATGGCGGCCACACTCTGCGGCTCTCCCATGTACATG GCCCCCGAAGTCATCATGTCCCAGCACTACGACGGGAAGGCCGACCTGTGGAGCATCGGCACCATTGTGTACCAGTGCCTGACAGGGAAGGCGCCGTTCCAG GCCAGCAGTCCCCAGGACCTCCGCCTCTTCTATGAGAGGAACAAGACCCTGGTGCCCAC CATCCCCCGGGAGACGTCTGCGCCGCTGAGGCGGCTACTGCTGGCCCTGCTGCAGCGCAACCATAAGGACCGCATGGACTTCG ACGAGTTCTTCCATCATCCTTTCCTTGACGCCAGTGCCACTGTAAAGAAGT CCCCTCCCGTGCCCGTGCCCTCGTACCCGAGCTCCGGGTCCGGCAGCAGCTCCAGTAGCAGCTCCACCTCGCACCTGGCCTCCCCACCG gccctggggccaggtCTCAGTGGCCTCCCCTCTGACCCCCAGTCCCTCGGGGACATGCAGCAGCAGCTACAGAAGACGCTGACTTCCCCCGCCGACGCCGCTGGCTTCCTGCACGGCTCTCGGGGCTCCGGCGGCAGCAGCAAGGACTCGTCCTGCGACACGGATGACTTTGTCATGGTCCCGGCCCAGTTTCCAG GTGACCTAGTGGCCGAGCCGGCTGGAGCCAAGCCTCCACCGGACAGCCTGATGTGTAGTGG GAGCTCCCTGGTGGCCTCAGCTGGCCCAGAGAGCCGTGGCCGGACGCCATCTCCTTCCCCGCCCTGCAGCAGCTCTCCAAGCCCCTCCGG CCGGGCCGGCCCATTCAGCAGCAGGTGTGGCGTGTCTGTCCCCATCCCAGTGCCCACGCAGGTTCACAATTACCAGCGCATCGAGCAGAACCTACAGTCGCCCACCCAGTACCAGACCGCACG GTCCTCTGCCATCCGCAGGTCGGGCAGCACCAGCCCCCTGGGCTTTGCCCGGGCCAGTCCGTCTCCCCCATCCCATGCCGAGCATGGAGCTGCCCTGGCCAGGAAGCTCTCCCTGGGTGGGGGCCGGCCCTATACACCATCTCCACAAG GCTCCTCCGTGCCCGAGCACTCTCCCCActctgctgggctgggctgccGCCTGCACAGCGCGCCCAACCTGTCCGACCTGCATGTTGTCCGCCCTAAGTTGCCCAAGCCCCCCACGGACCCGCTGGGGGCAGCGTTCGGCCACCCCCAGTCCAGCCCCCCGCAGTCCTCCCGCGTGCTGCAGTCTTGCCGGCCCCTGCGAGGCTCGCCCAAGCTGCCCGACTTCCTGCAGCGGAACCCCTTGCCCCCCATCCTGGGCTCCCCCACCAAG GCTGTGCCTGCTTTTGACTTCCCCAAGACCCCCAGCTCGCAGAACCTGCTGACGCTCCTGGCCCGGCAGGGCGTGGTCATGACGCCGCCTCGGAACCGGACGCTGCCTGATCTGTCAGAGGCGGGACCGTTCCAGGGACAGCAGCTGAGCCCTGGCCTGCGGCCCACCGAGGACACCAAGAGCCCCTTTGGCAG GTCTCTCAGTACCGGGCGTCTCACCGATCTGCTCCTTAAGGCTGCGTTTGGGACCCAGGCCCCTGACTTGGGGAGCACCGACAGCCTGCAGGAGAAGCCCATGGAGATCG cgccctctgctggcctcGGAGGGACCCTGCACCCCGGAGCCCGTCCTGGGGGGGCCAGCAGCCCGTCTCCTGTGGTGTTTACCGTGGGCTCGCCCCCCAGTGGGACCACGCCGCCCCAGGGCCCCCGTGCAAGGATGTTCTCAG TGGGCTCctctggctcagtcggttcagccggCTCTTCCTCGGCCCGTCACCTGGCTCCCGGGGCCTGTGGTGAGGCGGCCCCGGAGGTCCCGGCCCCTGGCCACTGCCGCAGCTTTGCTGACCCTGTCACCGCCAACCTGGAGGGGGCTGTGACCTTCGAGGCGCCCGACCTCCCTGAGGAGACGCTGATGGAG CAAGAGCACACGGAGATCCTGCACGGCCTACGGTTCACCCTCATCTTCGTCCAGCACGTCCTGGAGATTGCGGCCCTGAGGGGCAGCACCGGCGAGGCCACCGGAGGCCCCGACCTGCAGCTGCAGGAGAGCGTGGTGGCCGACCAGATCAGCCTGCTGAGCCGGGAGTGGAG CTTCGCGGAGCAGCTGGTGCTCTACCTGAAGGTGGCCGAACTGCTGTCCTCGGGTCTGCAGACCGCCATCGACCAGATCCGGGCCGGCAAGCTGTGCCTGTCGTCCACCGTGAAGCAGG TGGTGCGGAAGCTGAACGAGCTGTACAAGGCCAGCGTGGTGTCCTGCCAAGGCCTGAGCCTGCGCCTGCAGCGCTTCTTCCTGGACAAGCAGCGGCTGCTGGACCGCATCCAGAGCGTCACCGCTGAGAAGCTCATCTTCAGCCACGCGGTGCAGACG GTGCAGTCGGCCGCCCTGGACGAGATGTTCCACCGTCGGGAGGACTGTGTCCAGCGCTACCACAAGGCCCTGCTGCTCATGGAGGGGCTGCAGCACCTCCTCACCGACCGGGCGGACGTGGAGAACGTGGCCAAGT GCAAGCTGTGCATCGAGCGGAGACTGTCCGCGCTGCTGAGCGGGATCTGTGCCTGA
- the ULK1 gene encoding serine/threonine-protein kinase ULK1 isoform X1 — translation MEPGRGGLEAVGKFEFSRKDLIGHGAFAVVFKGRHREKHDLEVAVKCINKKNLAKSQTLLGKEIKILKELKHENIVALYDFQEMANSVYLVMEYCNGGDLADYLHTMRTLSEDTIRLFLQQIAGAMRLLHSKGIIHRDLKPQNILLSNPGGRRANPNNIRVKIADFGFARYLQSNMMAATLCGSPMYMAPEVIMSQHYDGKADLWSIGTIVYQCLTGKAPFQASSPQDLRLFYERNKTLVPTIPRETSAPLRRLLLALLQRNHKDRMDFDEFFHHPFLDASATVKKSPPVPVPSYPSSGSGSSSSSSSTSHLASPPALGPGLSGLPSDPQSLGDMQQQLQKTLTSPADAAGFLHGSRGSGGSSKDSSCDTDDFVMVPAQFPGDLVAEPAGAKPPPDSLMCSGSSLVASAGPESRGRTPSPSPPCSSSPSPSGRAGPFSSRCGVSVPIPVPTQVHNYQRIEQNLQSPTQYQTARSSAIRRSGSTSPLGFARASPSPPSHAEHGAALARKLSLGGGRPYTPSPQVGIIPERPGWSGTPSPQAPEMRGGRSPRPGSSVPEHSPHSAGLGCRLHSAPNLSDLHVVRPKLPKPPTDPLGAAFGHPQSSPPQSSRVLQSCRPLRGSPKLPDFLQRNPLPPILGSPTKAVPAFDFPKTPSSQNLLTLLARQGVVMTPPRNRTLPDLSEAGPFQGQQLSPGLRPTEDTKSPFGRSLSTGRLTDLLLKAAFGTQAPDLGSTDSLQEKPMEIAPSAGLGGTLHPGARPGGASSPSPVVFTVGSPPSGTTPPQGPRARMFSVGSSGSVGSAGSSSARHLAPGACGEAAPEVPAPGHCRSFADPVTANLEGAVTFEAPDLPEETLMEQEHTEILHGLRFTLIFVQHVLEIAALRGSTGEATGGPDLQLQESVVADQISLLSREWSFAEQLVLYLKVAELLSSGLQTAIDQIRAGKLCLSSTVKQVVRKLNELYKASVVSCQGLSLRLQRFFLDKQRLLDRIQSVTAEKLIFSHAVQTVQSAALDEMFHRREDCVQRYHKALLLMEGLQHLLTDRADVENVAKCKLCIERRLSALLSGICA, via the exons GAAATGGCCAATTCCGTTTATCTGGTCATGGAG TACTGTAACGGCGGTGACCTGGCTGACTACCTGCACA CCATGCGGACGCTGAGCGAGGACACCATCCGGCTCTTCCTGCAGCAGATCGCGGGCGCCATGCGCTTGCTGCACAGCAAGGGCATCATCCACCGCGACCTGAAGCCCCAGAACATCCTGCTGTCCAACCCCGGCGGGCGCCGCGCCAACCCCAACAACATCCGCGTCAAGATCG CCGACTTCGGATTCGCTCGGTACCTGCAGAGCAACATGATGGCGGCCACACTCTGCGGCTCTCCCATGTACATG GCCCCCGAAGTCATCATGTCCCAGCACTACGACGGGAAGGCCGACCTGTGGAGCATCGGCACCATTGTGTACCAGTGCCTGACAGGGAAGGCGCCGTTCCAG GCCAGCAGTCCCCAGGACCTCCGCCTCTTCTATGAGAGGAACAAGACCCTGGTGCCCAC CATCCCCCGGGAGACGTCTGCGCCGCTGAGGCGGCTACTGCTGGCCCTGCTGCAGCGCAACCATAAGGACCGCATGGACTTCG ACGAGTTCTTCCATCATCCTTTCCTTGACGCCAGTGCCACTGTAAAGAAGT CCCCTCCCGTGCCCGTGCCCTCGTACCCGAGCTCCGGGTCCGGCAGCAGCTCCAGTAGCAGCTCCACCTCGCACCTGGCCTCCCCACCG gccctggggccaggtCTCAGTGGCCTCCCCTCTGACCCCCAGTCCCTCGGGGACATGCAGCAGCAGCTACAGAAGACGCTGACTTCCCCCGCCGACGCCGCTGGCTTCCTGCACGGCTCTCGGGGCTCCGGCGGCAGCAGCAAGGACTCGTCCTGCGACACGGATGACTTTGTCATGGTCCCGGCCCAGTTTCCAG GTGACCTAGTGGCCGAGCCGGCTGGAGCCAAGCCTCCACCGGACAGCCTGATGTGTAGTGG GAGCTCCCTGGTGGCCTCAGCTGGCCCAGAGAGCCGTGGCCGGACGCCATCTCCTTCCCCGCCCTGCAGCAGCTCTCCAAGCCCCTCCGG CCGGGCCGGCCCATTCAGCAGCAGGTGTGGCGTGTCTGTCCCCATCCCAGTGCCCACGCAGGTTCACAATTACCAGCGCATCGAGCAGAACCTACAGTCGCCCACCCAGTACCAGACCGCACG GTCCTCTGCCATCCGCAGGTCGGGCAGCACCAGCCCCCTGGGCTTTGCCCGGGCCAGTCCGTCTCCCCCATCCCATGCCGAGCATGGAGCTGCCCTGGCCAGGAAGCTCTCCCTGGGTGGGGGCCGGCCCTATACACCATCTCCACAAG TTGGAATCATCCCCGAGCGGCCAGGCTGGAGTGGGACAccctctccccaggcccctgaGATGCGGGGCGGCAGATCCCCCCGCCCAG GCTCCTCCGTGCCCGAGCACTCTCCCCActctgctgggctgggctgccGCCTGCACAGCGCGCCCAACCTGTCCGACCTGCATGTTGTCCGCCCTAAGTTGCCCAAGCCCCCCACGGACCCGCTGGGGGCAGCGTTCGGCCACCCCCAGTCCAGCCCCCCGCAGTCCTCCCGCGTGCTGCAGTCTTGCCGGCCCCTGCGAGGCTCGCCCAAGCTGCCCGACTTCCTGCAGCGGAACCCCTTGCCCCCCATCCTGGGCTCCCCCACCAAG GCTGTGCCTGCTTTTGACTTCCCCAAGACCCCCAGCTCGCAGAACCTGCTGACGCTCCTGGCCCGGCAGGGCGTGGTCATGACGCCGCCTCGGAACCGGACGCTGCCTGATCTGTCAGAGGCGGGACCGTTCCAGGGACAGCAGCTGAGCCCTGGCCTGCGGCCCACCGAGGACACCAAGAGCCCCTTTGGCAG GTCTCTCAGTACCGGGCGTCTCACCGATCTGCTCCTTAAGGCTGCGTTTGGGACCCAGGCCCCTGACTTGGGGAGCACCGACAGCCTGCAGGAGAAGCCCATGGAGATCG cgccctctgctggcctcGGAGGGACCCTGCACCCCGGAGCCCGTCCTGGGGGGGCCAGCAGCCCGTCTCCTGTGGTGTTTACCGTGGGCTCGCCCCCCAGTGGGACCACGCCGCCCCAGGGCCCCCGTGCAAGGATGTTCTCAG TGGGCTCctctggctcagtcggttcagccggCTCTTCCTCGGCCCGTCACCTGGCTCCCGGGGCCTGTGGTGAGGCGGCCCCGGAGGTCCCGGCCCCTGGCCACTGCCGCAGCTTTGCTGACCCTGTCACCGCCAACCTGGAGGGGGCTGTGACCTTCGAGGCGCCCGACCTCCCTGAGGAGACGCTGATGGAG CAAGAGCACACGGAGATCCTGCACGGCCTACGGTTCACCCTCATCTTCGTCCAGCACGTCCTGGAGATTGCGGCCCTGAGGGGCAGCACCGGCGAGGCCACCGGAGGCCCCGACCTGCAGCTGCAGGAGAGCGTGGTGGCCGACCAGATCAGCCTGCTGAGCCGGGAGTGGAG CTTCGCGGAGCAGCTGGTGCTCTACCTGAAGGTGGCCGAACTGCTGTCCTCGGGTCTGCAGACCGCCATCGACCAGATCCGGGCCGGCAAGCTGTGCCTGTCGTCCACCGTGAAGCAGG TGGTGCGGAAGCTGAACGAGCTGTACAAGGCCAGCGTGGTGTCCTGCCAAGGCCTGAGCCTGCGCCTGCAGCGCTTCTTCCTGGACAAGCAGCGGCTGCTGGACCGCATCCAGAGCGTCACCGCTGAGAAGCTCATCTTCAGCCACGCGGTGCAGACG GTGCAGTCGGCCGCCCTGGACGAGATGTTCCACCGTCGGGAGGACTGTGTCCAGCGCTACCACAAGGCCCTGCTGCTCATGGAGGGGCTGCAGCACCTCCTCACCGACCGGGCGGACGTGGAGAACGTGGCCAAGT GCAAGCTGTGCATCGAGCGGAGACTGTCCGCGCTGCTGAGCGGGATCTGTGCCTGA
- the ULK1 gene encoding serine/threonine-protein kinase ULK1 isoform X4 yields the protein MEPGRGGLEAVGKFEFSRKDLIGHGAFAVVFKGRHREKHDLEVAVKCINKKNLAKSQTLLGKEIKILKELKHENIVALYDFQEMANSVYLVMEYCNGGDLADYLHTMRTLSEDTIRLFLQQIAGAMRLLHSKGIIHRDLKPQNILLSNPGGRRANPNNIRVKIADFGFARYLQSNMMAATLCGSPMYMAPEVIMSQHYDGKADLWSIGTIVYQCLTGKAPFQASSPQDLRLFYERNKTLVPTIPRETSAPLRRLLLALLQRNHKDRMDFDEFFHHPFLDASATVKKSPPVPVPSYPSSGSGSSSSSSSTSHLASPPALGPGLSGLPSDPQSLGDMQQQLQKTLTSPADAAGFLHGSRGSGGSSKDSSCDTDDFVMVPAQFPGDLVAEPAGAKPPPDSLMCSGRAGPFSSRCGVSVPIPVPTQVHNYQRIEQNLQSPTQYQTARSSAIRRSGSTSPLGFARASPSPPSHAEHGAALARKLSLGGGRPYTPSPQVGIIPERPGWSGTPSPQAPEMRGGRSPRPGSSVPEHSPHSAGLGCRLHSAPNLSDLHVVRPKLPKPPTDPLGAAFGHPQSSPPQSSRVLQSCRPLRGSPKLPDFLQRNPLPPILGSPTKAVPAFDFPKTPSSQNLLTLLARQGVVMTPPRNRTLPDLSEAGPFQGQQLSPGLRPTEDTKSPFGRSLSTGRLTDLLLKAAFGTQAPDLGSTDSLQEKPMEIAPSAGLGGTLHPGARPGGASSPSPVVFTVGSPPSGTTPPQGPRARMFSVGSSGSVGSAGSSSARHLAPGACGEAAPEVPAPGHCRSFADPVTANLEGAVTFEAPDLPEETLMEQEHTEILHGLRFTLIFVQHVLEIAALRGSTGEATGGPDLQLQESVVADQISLLSREWSFAEQLVLYLKVAELLSSGLQTAIDQIRAGKLCLSSTVKQVVRKLNELYKASVVSCQGLSLRLQRFFLDKQRLLDRIQSVTAEKLIFSHAVQTVQSAALDEMFHRREDCVQRYHKALLLMEGLQHLLTDRADVENVAKCKLCIERRLSALLSGICA from the exons GAAATGGCCAATTCCGTTTATCTGGTCATGGAG TACTGTAACGGCGGTGACCTGGCTGACTACCTGCACA CCATGCGGACGCTGAGCGAGGACACCATCCGGCTCTTCCTGCAGCAGATCGCGGGCGCCATGCGCTTGCTGCACAGCAAGGGCATCATCCACCGCGACCTGAAGCCCCAGAACATCCTGCTGTCCAACCCCGGCGGGCGCCGCGCCAACCCCAACAACATCCGCGTCAAGATCG CCGACTTCGGATTCGCTCGGTACCTGCAGAGCAACATGATGGCGGCCACACTCTGCGGCTCTCCCATGTACATG GCCCCCGAAGTCATCATGTCCCAGCACTACGACGGGAAGGCCGACCTGTGGAGCATCGGCACCATTGTGTACCAGTGCCTGACAGGGAAGGCGCCGTTCCAG GCCAGCAGTCCCCAGGACCTCCGCCTCTTCTATGAGAGGAACAAGACCCTGGTGCCCAC CATCCCCCGGGAGACGTCTGCGCCGCTGAGGCGGCTACTGCTGGCCCTGCTGCAGCGCAACCATAAGGACCGCATGGACTTCG ACGAGTTCTTCCATCATCCTTTCCTTGACGCCAGTGCCACTGTAAAGAAGT CCCCTCCCGTGCCCGTGCCCTCGTACCCGAGCTCCGGGTCCGGCAGCAGCTCCAGTAGCAGCTCCACCTCGCACCTGGCCTCCCCACCG gccctggggccaggtCTCAGTGGCCTCCCCTCTGACCCCCAGTCCCTCGGGGACATGCAGCAGCAGCTACAGAAGACGCTGACTTCCCCCGCCGACGCCGCTGGCTTCCTGCACGGCTCTCGGGGCTCCGGCGGCAGCAGCAAGGACTCGTCCTGCGACACGGATGACTTTGTCATGGTCCCGGCCCAGTTTCCAG GTGACCTAGTGGCCGAGCCGGCTGGAGCCAAGCCTCCACCGGACAGCCTGATGTGTAGTGG CCGGGCCGGCCCATTCAGCAGCAGGTGTGGCGTGTCTGTCCCCATCCCAGTGCCCACGCAGGTTCACAATTACCAGCGCATCGAGCAGAACCTACAGTCGCCCACCCAGTACCAGACCGCACG GTCCTCTGCCATCCGCAGGTCGGGCAGCACCAGCCCCCTGGGCTTTGCCCGGGCCAGTCCGTCTCCCCCATCCCATGCCGAGCATGGAGCTGCCCTGGCCAGGAAGCTCTCCCTGGGTGGGGGCCGGCCCTATACACCATCTCCACAAG TTGGAATCATCCCCGAGCGGCCAGGCTGGAGTGGGACAccctctccccaggcccctgaGATGCGGGGCGGCAGATCCCCCCGCCCAG GCTCCTCCGTGCCCGAGCACTCTCCCCActctgctgggctgggctgccGCCTGCACAGCGCGCCCAACCTGTCCGACCTGCATGTTGTCCGCCCTAAGTTGCCCAAGCCCCCCACGGACCCGCTGGGGGCAGCGTTCGGCCACCCCCAGTCCAGCCCCCCGCAGTCCTCCCGCGTGCTGCAGTCTTGCCGGCCCCTGCGAGGCTCGCCCAAGCTGCCCGACTTCCTGCAGCGGAACCCCTTGCCCCCCATCCTGGGCTCCCCCACCAAG GCTGTGCCTGCTTTTGACTTCCCCAAGACCCCCAGCTCGCAGAACCTGCTGACGCTCCTGGCCCGGCAGGGCGTGGTCATGACGCCGCCTCGGAACCGGACGCTGCCTGATCTGTCAGAGGCGGGACCGTTCCAGGGACAGCAGCTGAGCCCTGGCCTGCGGCCCACCGAGGACACCAAGAGCCCCTTTGGCAG GTCTCTCAGTACCGGGCGTCTCACCGATCTGCTCCTTAAGGCTGCGTTTGGGACCCAGGCCCCTGACTTGGGGAGCACCGACAGCCTGCAGGAGAAGCCCATGGAGATCG cgccctctgctggcctcGGAGGGACCCTGCACCCCGGAGCCCGTCCTGGGGGGGCCAGCAGCCCGTCTCCTGTGGTGTTTACCGTGGGCTCGCCCCCCAGTGGGACCACGCCGCCCCAGGGCCCCCGTGCAAGGATGTTCTCAG TGGGCTCctctggctcagtcggttcagccggCTCTTCCTCGGCCCGTCACCTGGCTCCCGGGGCCTGTGGTGAGGCGGCCCCGGAGGTCCCGGCCCCTGGCCACTGCCGCAGCTTTGCTGACCCTGTCACCGCCAACCTGGAGGGGGCTGTGACCTTCGAGGCGCCCGACCTCCCTGAGGAGACGCTGATGGAG CAAGAGCACACGGAGATCCTGCACGGCCTACGGTTCACCCTCATCTTCGTCCAGCACGTCCTGGAGATTGCGGCCCTGAGGGGCAGCACCGGCGAGGCCACCGGAGGCCCCGACCTGCAGCTGCAGGAGAGCGTGGTGGCCGACCAGATCAGCCTGCTGAGCCGGGAGTGGAG CTTCGCGGAGCAGCTGGTGCTCTACCTGAAGGTGGCCGAACTGCTGTCCTCGGGTCTGCAGACCGCCATCGACCAGATCCGGGCCGGCAAGCTGTGCCTGTCGTCCACCGTGAAGCAGG TGGTGCGGAAGCTGAACGAGCTGTACAAGGCCAGCGTGGTGTCCTGCCAAGGCCTGAGCCTGCGCCTGCAGCGCTTCTTCCTGGACAAGCAGCGGCTGCTGGACCGCATCCAGAGCGTCACCGCTGAGAAGCTCATCTTCAGCCACGCGGTGCAGACG GTGCAGTCGGCCGCCCTGGACGAGATGTTCCACCGTCGGGAGGACTGTGTCCAGCGCTACCACAAGGCCCTGCTGCTCATGGAGGGGCTGCAGCACCTCCTCACCGACCGGGCGGACGTGGAGAACGTGGCCAAGT GCAAGCTGTGCATCGAGCGGAGACTGTCCGCGCTGCTGAGCGGGATCTGTGCCTGA